A single window of Caldimicrobium thiodismutans DNA harbors:
- a CDS encoding caspase family protein: MKKLSDLQKYKFFIFVILTILSISYFSKSIAYDYDTASQYDEVKDRINEAFNKAGIFEAYVQLDEKTRMYELKGKYRTYDEFLYAYMIAQAIAGVKNVSPVYSIKHAVIIHTPIERCLPYALLKKPCPHLAKKDYKEDSQAAKEIEKKLGEKPSNKYALVIGVSSFKNKQIPGVPGADNDALIWGKYLESEGFKVIYLLNENATKEKVNLAVDEIIKRMKENDIFVFFAASHGTPKKPDGEVGIVLYDSGDIQKGKVGCGYAPPNEPHLQAANKMCYLVKDSFSLKEGILDKLANKKVVFIPILDACYSGDALRSYLGEVIKSEEVAPLDFYEKRLREEAPASLYMVLSSSSGFRQAYGADVRSFTEVEKVFKRSISEVPFTAKDIKKESELAHGIFSFYFVNGLKLNEGYIARTYNQVKDIIDRESERVCLKERGRSIRVISECPKGGQNPVLLRIRKEEFKF; encoded by the coding sequence ATGAAAAAATTGTCAGATTTACAAAAATATAAATTTTTTATATTCGTAATTCTTACAATATTGTCGATAAGTTATTTTTCTAAATCAATTGCTTATGATTATGATACTGCATCCCAGTATGATGAGGTTAAAGATAGGATAAATGAGGCTTTTAATAAAGCTGGAATTTTTGAAGCTTATGTCCAATTAGATGAAAAAACCAGAATGTATGAATTAAAAGGAAAATATAGAACTTATGATGAATTTTTATATGCCTACATGATTGCTCAAGCAATAGCAGGAGTCAAAAATGTATCTCCAGTGTATAGTATCAAACATGCTGTTATTATTCACACACCGATTGAGAGATGTTTACCTTATGCATTACTCAAGAAGCCCTGTCCTCACTTAGCCAAAAAAGATTATAAAGAAGATTCCCAAGCCGCAAAAGAAATAGAAAAAAAGTTGGGTGAAAAACCTTCTAATAAGTATGCATTAGTAATTGGGGTATCATCTTTTAAAAATAAACAAATACCTGGTGTTCCTGGTGCAGATAATGATGCTCTTATATGGGGTAAATATTTAGAGTCTGAGGGTTTTAAAGTGATTTATCTTTTAAATGAAAATGCAACTAAGGAAAAAGTTAATCTGGCAGTTGATGAGATAATTAAAAGAATGAAAGAAAATGATATATTTGTTTTCTTTGCAGCAAGTCATGGAACTCCTAAAAAGCCAGATGGGGAAGTTGGTATAGTTTTATATGATAGTGGAGATATTCAAAAAGGTAAAGTTGGTTGTGGATATGCACCACCTAATGAACCTCATCTTCAAGCAGCAAACAAGATGTGTTATTTAGTAAAAGATTCTTTTTCATTAAAAGAGGGGATTCTTGATAAATTAGCAAATAAAAAGGTTGTATTTATTCCTATTCTTGATGCTTGTTATTCAGGCGATGCTTTGAGAAGTTACTTAGGGGAAGTTATAAAAAGTGAAGAGGTAGCACCTCTTGATTTTTATGAGAAGAGGCTTAGAGAGGAAGCTCCGGCATCCCTGTATATGGTTCTTTCATCTTCCTCAGGTTTCAGACAGGCTTATGGGGCAGATGTTAGAAGTTTTACAGAAGTTGAAAAAGTTTTTAAAAGAAGTATCTCTGAGGTGCCATTTACAGCAAAAGATATAAAAAAAGAATCTGAACTTGCTCATGGAATTTTTAGTTTTTATTTTGTTAATGGATTGAAACTAAATGAGGGATATATTGCAAGAACTTATAATCAAGTAAAAGATATAATTGATAGGGAATCTGAAAGAGTGTGTTTAAAAGAGAGAGGAAGAAGTATAAGAGTTATCAGTGAATGTCCAAAAGGAGGTCAAAATCCAGTGCTTTTAAGAATAAGAAAAGAAGAATTTAAATTTTAA
- a CDS encoding tetratricopeptide repeat protein yields the protein MKGQLKHFLIALISILILFSYSFAKEDIIFLYGGNAWNLFESYIKKAEKEGKKLKLGDLKVKVWNGKEFAEYSIKWQDYLKGDPVLKLWENKLKNVEAKYDPKAVETAKKYGWVVYGIGSVQADSSASENISKPQAKGSCSPDAESFINLGIQSVNNKKYDNALKEFKKALEISPTCPEAYGNLVSLYVIKKNYNLAIDTYKEGINKAGDNGFLHITGAIAYTKRRDFDYALIALEKALTSGFKDKSVLDGKDLEPLFSAKKKEFCGILERAGIVLKKCL from the coding sequence ATGAAGGGACAATTGAAACACTTCCTGATTGCTCTTATTAGTATTCTTATTTTATTTAGCTATTCTTTTGCAAAAGAGGATATTATTTTTCTTTATGGTGGGAATGCCTGGAATCTTTTTGAAAGTTATATTAAAAAAGCTGAAAAAGAAGGGAAAAAACTTAAGCTTGGAGATTTAAAGGTTAAAGTGTGGAATGGTAAAGAATTTGCAGAATATTCAATTAAATGGCAGGATTATTTAAAAGGTGATCCAGTTTTAAAGTTATGGGAAAATAAGCTAAAAAATGTTGAAGCAAAATATGATCCAAAGGCTGTAGAGACAGCTAAAAAATATGGATGGGTAGTTTATGGAATTGGTTCCGTTCAAGCAGATTCAAGCGCCTCTGAAAATATTTCTAAACCACAAGCTAAAGGATCTTGTAGCCCTGATGCAGAAAGCTTTATTAATCTTGGTATTCAATCAGTAAATAACAAAAAATATGATAATGCTTTAAAGGAATTTAAAAAAGCTCTTGAAATTTCACCTACCTGTCCAGAAGCTTATGGCAATCTCGTATCCCTTTATGTAATAAAGAAAAATTATAATCTTGCCATTGATACTTATAAAGAGGGTATCAATAAGGCTGGTGATAATGGATTTCTTCATATAACAGGAGCAATTGCATATACCAAGAGAAGAGATTTTGACTATGCTTTAATAGCCCTGGAAAAAGCTTTAACTTCAGGGTTTAAAGATAAATCAGTTTTAGATGGTAAAGACTTAGAACCTTTATTTAGTGCTAAAAAGAAAGAATTTTGTGGCATACTTGAAAGGGCTGGAATAGTATTAAAAAAGTGCCTGTAG
- a CDS encoding D-alanine--D-alanine ligase family protein, translated as MSSKSVLRVALLAGGTSSEREVSLKGAKAVHSALLELGHRVEFFDPASDLLNLVQRAKDFDVAFLVMHGPGGEDGTLQGFLDMLGLPYQGAGVLGSALAMHKGLSKILYERVGLPVPKGKLFKKGISLALMRDYAHSLGFPLIVKPATQGSSVGLSLVENEYALDEAVEKAFEVDKEILLEEHLKGRELTVGILGEEPLPVVEIQHKAKFFNYETKYTPGLAEEICPAPISKELTLTAQEYALRAHRALYLRHYSRTDMILVEDKIFVLETNTIPGMTETSLLPLSAKVAGLSFKDLIEKLLRLALESSS; from the coding sequence ATGTCCTCAAAAAGTGTCTTGAGAGTTGCTCTCCTTGCAGGGGGGACTTCATCGGAAAGGGAGGTTTCTCTTAAAGGGGCTAAGGCAGTTCATTCAGCCCTTTTAGAATTAGGCCATAGAGTAGAATTTTTTGATCCAGCTTCAGATTTATTAAATTTGGTCCAGAGGGCTAAGGATTTTGATGTAGCCTTTTTGGTTATGCACGGGCCAGGTGGGGAAGACGGGACACTTCAGGGATTCTTGGATATGCTTGGTCTTCCCTATCAAGGAGCAGGAGTTCTGGGAAGTGCTCTGGCTATGCATAAAGGGCTTTCTAAAATTCTTTATGAAAGGGTAGGTCTCCCTGTTCCTAAGGGCAAGCTTTTTAAAAAGGGAATCTCTTTAGCATTAATGCGTGACTATGCTCATTCCTTAGGGTTTCCTCTCATAGTTAAACCAGCAACACAAGGCTCAAGTGTGGGGCTATCTTTAGTTGAGAATGAGTATGCCTTGGACGAGGCAGTTGAAAAGGCCTTTGAGGTTGACAAAGAGATTCTACTTGAAGAGCATCTAAAAGGTAGAGAGCTTACAGTGGGAATTCTTGGTGAAGAACCCCTTCCTGTGGTAGAGATTCAGCATAAGGCCAAGTTTTTTAATTATGAGACAAAATATACCCCGGGGCTTGCTGAGGAAATCTGTCCTGCCCCAATATCAAAGGAACTTACCTTAACAGCCCAGGAATATGCACTGCGTGCCCACAGAGCTTTATACCTCAGACATTACAGCAGGACAGATATGATCCTGGTTGAGGATAAAATCTTTGTCCTTGAAACCAATACCATTCCTGGCATGACAGAAACAAGCTTGCTCCCTCTCTCTGCTAAGGTTGCTGGCTTGAGTTTTAAAGATTTGATAGAAAAATTATTAAGACTTGCCCTTGAGAGTAGTTCTTAA
- a CDS encoding HlyD family secretion protein, with translation MQVPKKTAKVERGTIYLEVSATGAVKPQVGASIKVGARISGKVEKLFVRQGDFVKAGQLIAIIEHEDLKRQVERYQYDYKQALSQLEKVKVTYPERILSRKKSIQALEAEFSQIEREFKRLENLFKDGLISKTDLERMERDKLVKIHQIESAKAELKALEEEYTKELERAKAQVESARRQVEEAKVRLNYAFVYSPINGFVSEVTTQQGETVVAGLNAPTFITVIDLSRLEIHCYIDETDIGKIKTGLSATFKVDSFPDKVFQAQVRTIYPGAIIKNNVVFYDTVLDILTPYENYLRPEMTAQVTIIADKKEGVLLVPSGAVKIDPQGNHYVMIKKGDKWEKRLVKVGWEARGKTEIKEGLSEGEVVGVW, from the coding sequence GTGCAAGTTCCTAAAAAAACAGCTAAGGTTGAGAGAGGAACTATCTACCTTGAGGTATCTGCAACAGGAGCGGTGAAACCTCAAGTAGGTGCAAGTATTAAAGTTGGAGCAAGGATTTCCGGAAAAGTAGAAAAACTCTTTGTTAGACAGGGGGATTTTGTCAAGGCAGGACAACTTATTGCCATTATTGAACATGAAGACTTAAAAAGACAGGTTGAACGCTATCAATATGATTATAAACAGGCCTTAAGTCAGCTTGAAAAAGTAAAGGTTACTTATCCTGAACGCATACTCTCCAGGAAAAAATCAATTCAAGCCCTTGAGGCTGAATTTTCTCAGATTGAGCGGGAATTTAAAAGGCTTGAGAACCTTTTTAAGGATGGGCTTATCTCTAAAACTGATCTTGAACGCATGGAAAGAGATAAACTTGTTAAGATTCATCAAATTGAGTCAGCTAAGGCTGAGTTAAAGGCCCTGGAGGAGGAATACACCAAAGAACTTGAAAGAGCAAAGGCCCAGGTGGAATCAGCTCGGAGGCAGGTTGAGGAAGCTAAGGTTAGGCTTAATTATGCCTTTGTCTATTCCCCAATTAATGGATTTGTCTCTGAGGTTACCACCCAGCAAGGTGAGACAGTTGTTGCCGGGCTCAATGCTCCAACCTTTATCACAGTTATAGACCTTTCTCGCTTAGAGATTCACTGTTATATTGATGAAACTGATATTGGAAAAATTAAAACAGGTCTTTCCGCAACTTTCAAGGTAGATAGCTTTCCGGATAAGGTCTTTCAAGCTCAAGTTAGAACCATCTATCCCGGAGCTATAATCAAAAACAATGTAGTTTTTTATGATACAGTCCTTGACATCTTGACCCCCTATGAAAACTATTTAAGACCTGAGATGACTGCTCAGGTAACCATTATTGCTGATAAGAAAGAGGGAGTCCTTCTTGTGCCCTCAGGCGCAGTAAAAATTGATCCCCAGGGGAACCACTATGTGATGATTAAAAAGGGGGATAAATGGGAAAAGAGGCTTGTAAAGGTGGGTTGGGAGGCAAGAGGAAAAACAGAGATCAAAGAAGGCCTCTCTGAAGGTGAAGTGGTTGGAGTGTGGTAA
- a CDS encoding ABC transporter ATP-binding protein yields MESPLIKLRDIRKTYQISKITYEVLKGINLEVQRGDFLAIMGPSGGGKSTLLNILGLLDKPTSGSYIFEDRDVTTLNAEELSKFRNLKIGFIFQAFHLVPWASALENVLLPVLYRGKLTDEDVKKAEKLLERLGLKNKINLKPAELSGGQQQRVAIARALINQPVLLLADEPTGNLDSESSKEVMDILEELNKEGLTIIMVTHELDIASRAKKKKILRDGIFIDS; encoded by the coding sequence GTGGAAAGCCCACTTATTAAGTTAAGAGATATTCGCAAAACCTACCAAATTAGCAAAATCACTTATGAGGTCTTAAAGGGTATTAATCTTGAGGTGCAAAGGGGTGATTTTTTAGCTATAATGGGACCTTCAGGGGGAGGAAAATCAACCCTTTTAAATATCCTTGGCCTTCTCGATAAACCCACCTCTGGAAGTTATATCTTTGAAGATAGAGATGTCACAACCCTTAATGCAGAAGAGCTTTCCAAATTCAGAAATCTTAAGATAGGTTTCATTTTTCAGGCCTTTCATCTGGTTCCATGGGCTTCAGCCCTTGAAAATGTGCTTTTACCTGTTCTTTACCGGGGAAAACTTACAGATGAAGATGTTAAAAAAGCTGAAAAATTACTTGAGAGGCTGGGGCTTAAGAATAAAATTAATCTTAAACCAGCTGAGCTTTCAGGAGGACAACAGCAAAGAGTGGCCATTGCCCGTGCCCTTATTAATCAACCTGTTCTCCTCCTTGCAGATGAACCAACAGGAAATCTTGATTCAGAAAGCAGTAAAGAGGTAATGGATATTTTAGAGGAATTGAATAAAGAGGGGCTCACTATTATCATGGTGACCCATGAACTGGATATTGCCAGCAGGGCTAAAAAAAAGAAAATCCTCCGTGATGGAATTTTCATTGATTCATGA
- a CDS encoding TolC family protein — translation MAKTLRFLFIFIFFQLIFSANTFAKKILTLNEAVSLAIKANPQISAALKQKEEFFFQKNIIRAEFFPKFYLGYTYQRTDSGKNKPSYDTHLFGPTLSWNIFSGFSTYFAFKEALYYLASQDENIRSKILDIALSTIKSYLSYFNEKALLESALADLEDAKIILKLAQKRYEVGLSPYADVLDAEARLKEAEFNVTNYKYSAEIAKARLLILMNQDLTQIEDYELMPLQESELTLDPLAVYINKALKLRPELLSKEKDILAQQSKIKSVKGEYLPSVDLFANYYRVDNKFFPDSDSQFLAGIKITLPLFTGFSTVSKLQKERATLEKKNFEKRELELNIQQEVFSNYKLFQTAKDNLEAAKALLSKLEEDYRLVQKKYENGLASIVDLTTVMARLSQARAQVGVSRTNLILNYFNLIKSSGEVPGL, via the coding sequence ATGGCAAAAACCCTGAGATTTCTCTTTATTTTTATTTTTTTTCAACTAATTTTTTCAGCAAATACCTTTGCCAAGAAGATATTAACCCTTAATGAGGCAGTAAGCTTAGCTATTAAAGCTAATCCTCAGATTTCAGCAGCTTTAAAGCAAAAAGAGGAGTTTTTCTTTCAGAAAAATATTATAAGGGCCGAATTTTTTCCAAAGTTTTATCTTGGTTATACCTATCAAAGAACAGATTCAGGGAAAAATAAACCTTCCTATGATACACATCTTTTTGGCCCAACTCTTTCCTGGAATATTTTTTCTGGTTTTTCTACCTATTTTGCCTTTAAAGAGGCCCTTTATTATTTAGCCTCTCAGGATGAAAATATCCGTAGCAAAATTCTTGACATAGCCTTATCTACGATTAAAAGCTATCTCAGTTATTTTAACGAAAAGGCCCTATTAGAGTCCGCTTTAGCAGATCTTGAAGATGCCAAAATTATTTTAAAATTGGCTCAAAAAAGATATGAAGTTGGTCTTTCCCCTTATGCAGATGTCCTTGATGCTGAGGCGAGACTTAAAGAGGCAGAATTTAATGTTACTAATTATAAATATTCAGCTGAAATTGCCAAGGCCAGGCTTTTGATTCTTATGAATCAGGATTTAACCCAAATTGAGGACTATGAGCTTATGCCCCTTCAAGAGAGTGAGCTTACACTGGATCCCCTGGCTGTGTATATTAATAAAGCTTTAAAGCTCAGGCCAGAACTTCTGTCTAAGGAAAAGGACATACTTGCCCAGCAATCTAAAATAAAAAGTGTGAAAGGGGAATACCTCCCCTCGGTTGACCTTTTTGCTAACTATTACAGGGTGGATAATAAATTTTTCCCTGATTCAGATTCTCAGTTTTTGGCAGGCATAAAAATAACCCTCCCCCTTTTTACAGGGTTTTCAACTGTTTCTAAACTCCAAAAGGAAAGGGCAACTCTTGAGAAAAAAAATTTTGAAAAAAGAGAGCTTGAGCTTAACATCCAGCAAGAGGTCTTTAGCAATTATAAACTATTTCAGACCGCAAAGGATAACTTAGAGGCTGCCAAAGCTCTTCTTTCAAAACTTGAGGAGGACTATCGTCTTGTCCAAAAAAAATACGAAAACGGGCTTGCAAGTATTGTGGACCTTACAACAGTTATGGCAAGACTCTCGCAGGCAAGGGCACAAGTAGGAGTCTCACGCACGAATTTAATTCTTAACTACTTTAATCTAATCAAAAGCTCAGGAGAGGTCCCAGGACTTTAA
- a CDS encoding TIGR01212 family radical SAM protein (This family includes YhcC from E. coli K-12, an uncharacterized radical SAM protein.), with protein sequence MQEIKYYSLNQFLREKFGEKVKKLPLDAGFTCPNRDGNKGQGGCIYCDAKGSGTGLYPAMSLKEQIEFFLAHWTKRGYKKFIAYFQSFSNTYGEPDYLRRTYGTILNYPEIVGLAIGTRPDCINKEVIGILKDFQNLGFFIWIELGLQSKHDTTLKAINRGHSFEDFLYAYQQLKSADLPVVVHIIFGLPGETKEMMLETAKILASLRVDGVKFHALYILEGTPLAKLYKEGHVKELSLEDYAELVGEAISFLPSTTVIHRLTSDPPKNGVLAPLWLLEKNKVLQKINETLREKALYQGKNYFPLT encoded by the coding sequence ATGCAGGAGATAAAATATTATAGTTTAAATCAATTTCTAAGGGAAAAATTTGGAGAAAAGGTAAAGAAACTGCCTTTGGATGCTGGGTTTACTTGTCCAAATAGAGATGGCAACAAAGGGCAAGGAGGGTGCATATATTGCGATGCCAAGGGCTCTGGAACAGGTTTATACCCTGCAATGTCCCTCAAAGAACAGATAGAATTCTTTCTGGCACATTGGACAAAAAGGGGATACAAAAAATTTATAGCCTATTTTCAATCCTTTTCCAATACCTATGGTGAACCTGATTATTTAAGAAGAACCTATGGGACAATTTTAAATTACCCTGAGATAGTTGGTCTTGCCATTGGGACAAGGCCAGATTGCATAAATAAAGAGGTAATTGGGATCCTAAAAGATTTTCAAAACCTGGGTTTTTTTATCTGGATTGAGCTTGGGTTACAAAGTAAACACGATACAACTTTAAAAGCTATAAATCGTGGCCATAGTTTTGAAGACTTTTTATATGCTTACCAGCAGCTTAAATCAGCAGATCTTCCTGTGGTTGTCCATATTATTTTCGGATTGCCTGGTGAGACTAAGGAGATGATGCTTGAAACAGCTAAAATCTTAGCAAGCTTAAGAGTTGATGGAGTAAAGTTTCACGCCCTTTATATCTTGGAGGGGACACCTCTTGCTAAGCTATATAAAGAAGGTCATGTAAAGGAACTTTCTCTTGAAGATTATGCAGAGCTTGTGGGTGAGGCAATAAGCTTTCTACCCTCCACAACAGTAATCCATCGTTTGACCTCAGATCCCCCTAAAAATGGAGTTCTTGCCCCTCTCTGGCTTCTTGAAAAAAATAAAGTCTTACAAAAAATTAATGAAACTTTAAGGGAAAAGGCCCTTTATCAGGGTAAAAACTATTTTCCTTTAACTTGA
- a CDS encoding ABC transporter permease: protein MNRFLLREILKELFSNKINLFFMILALTFSLTALNTIYALGKSAEKQVLDTLANLNFGKDALLVLAGGSRVMGLSISRSDTLKLEDVSALERLSQVKMASPFTGGVIEVAYKGRAEKLRVEGVLPIYLEANNWKVERGRFFTEAEAEHLEKVAVLGFDLIKKLGMKNPLGEKIKIQDQYYTIIGVLEKKASLGHYPLDERIYVPLQTAQRRIFNQDFIRGVKVLFFEGTDLKTAVEEIRNLLRFRHKLYGITPDDFRIITPDMAVARFTATSKTLSFFLLSIALISLVISGVIIMNLMTASVEEKAGIIALRIAIGATPRQIINHYLYTAILIALISGCIGWILSLLIMKGLAMITPLKPLFSWGTFLLSLGFSALTCVIFSLFPAIRASKIDPAILLKGL, encoded by the coding sequence ATGAATAGATTCCTTTTAAGGGAAATTCTTAAGGAACTCTTTTCTAATAAAATTAATCTTTTCTTTATGATCCTTGCTTTGACCTTTAGCCTGACTGCCCTTAATACCATTTATGCCCTGGGAAAGTCTGCTGAAAAACAGGTTCTGGATACTTTGGCTAATCTGAATTTTGGTAAAGACGCTCTTCTTGTATTAGCGGGTGGATCAAGAGTCATGGGTCTATCTATCTCCCGTTCAGATACCTTAAAATTGGAGGATGTATCAGCCCTGGAAAGGCTTTCTCAGGTAAAAATGGCCTCTCCTTTTACAGGAGGGGTTATTGAAGTAGCCTATAAAGGGAGGGCGGAAAAATTAAGAGTAGAGGGGGTTTTGCCTATCTATCTGGAGGCTAACAACTGGAAAGTTGAGAGGGGAAGATTTTTCACCGAGGCTGAGGCTGAGCATCTGGAAAAGGTGGCAGTGCTTGGGTTTGATCTAATTAAAAAATTAGGAATGAAAAACCCTTTGGGAGAAAAGATAAAAATTCAAGATCAATACTATACCATTATCGGAGTGCTTGAAAAAAAAGCTTCTCTTGGCCATTATCCCTTGGATGAAAGAATTTATGTCCCCCTTCAGACTGCTCAGAGGCGTATCTTTAATCAAGATTTTATTCGGGGAGTGAAAGTTCTTTTCTTTGAGGGCACAGATTTAAAAACCGCTGTGGAAGAGATAAGAAATCTCCTTAGGTTTAGGCATAAACTTTATGGTATAACCCCGGATGACTTTAGAATTATCACACCTGATATGGCAGTTGCCAGGTTTACCGCAACTTCAAAAACACTAAGTTTTTTTCTTTTATCCATTGCTCTTATAAGTTTAGTTATAAGCGGTGTAATTATTATGAATCTTATGACAGCAAGTGTTGAGGAAAAAGCTGGTATTATTGCCTTAAGAATAGCCATAGGAGCTACACCCAGACAAATAATTAACCACTACTTATATACTGCGATATTAATTGCTCTCATTAGTGGATGCATTGGTTGGATACTCAGCCTTCTTATTATGAAGGGCCTTGCCATGATAACTCCACTTAAACCTCTTTTTTCCTGGGGAACATTTCTACTAAGTCTTGGTTTTTCTGCTCTTACCTGTGTTATCTTCAGTCTTTTTCCAGCTATAAGGGCCTCTAAAATTGATCCTGCTATTCTATTAAAGGGCCTATGA
- a CDS encoding BON domain-containing protein, protein MKYFNHFIGKSKGFFKSIRMFMIFFLVLSLYGCGWVLVGGGAYEGYKMGTDPRTVGNQIDDAVITTKVKAKLIEDPLTKARKIDVDTVNGIVTLTGIVDSEAEITRAIEIASSVSGVKKVVNNLRVGKRSVGSYISDKEITTKIKLKFIGDPEIKALSIDVDTLNGVVTLTGIVNNERQKQRAIELAKSVEGVKQVVVNIQVKGK, encoded by the coding sequence ATGAAGTATTTTAATCATTTTATCGGAAAAAGTAAAGGCTTTTTTAAGTCCATAAGAATGTTCATGATATTTTTTCTGGTATTATCTCTTTATGGTTGTGGATGGGTTTTGGTTGGAGGGGGTGCCTATGAAGGTTATAAGATGGGCACTGATCCCCGCACTGTGGGGAATCAGATTGATGATGCGGTGATAACTACAAAGGTTAAGGCAAAATTAATTGAGGATCCCCTTACCAAAGCCCGAAAAATTGATGTGGACACAGTAAATGGTATAGTTACTTTAACTGGAATTGTAGATTCAGAGGCTGAAATCACAAGGGCTATTGAGATTGCCTCCTCTGTCTCAGGTGTTAAAAAGGTGGTTAATAATTTAAGAGTTGGAAAAAGGTCCGTTGGGAGCTATATCTCAGATAAGGAGATTACAACCAAAATCAAGCTCAAATTTATAGGTGATCCAGAAATTAAGGCCCTTTCCATTGATGTGGATACCTTAAATGGAGTAGTTACTCTTACTGGCATTGTGAATAATGAAAGGCAAAAACAAAGAGCTATTGAGCTTGCAAAAAGTGTAGAAGGTGTAAAACAGGTTGTAGTAAATATTCAAGTTAAAGGAAAATAG
- a CDS encoding ABC transporter permease: protein MNNLKLRLIFGGIFHKKLRLFLSVLGIIIGVSALFLMNTFGEAAKIKTLREIETFGPEILMVIPGQVRVTAGRAIQTEQTVTLKPDDAEALRRLSEVRLVSPVSTSSALIRFQEKNLTTVINGVNEEYLKIRKFNLSEGRNFLKTEVSGYKKVAILGNKIKRELFGIDSAENKVILINKLPFRVIGVLEPIGIDASNQDQDDQILVPVTTAMSSLFNVDYLTGIYISVSSEKQVPLIEKQIETLLIKRHRVLPKNKDFNIVKAEDILKFRTEASALFTSLVQSISLLCLLVGSLGVTAIMLLTVNERRKEIGLRLAIGASKKGILLQFLLESVFISLSGGFIGLFIGLVLSLIFLPLLKYPLVMPLKPILISTLLTLIFGLLSGVYPAYKASQIDPATLLKGL, encoded by the coding sequence ATGAATAACCTAAAACTGAGATTGATTTTTGGGGGGATTTTTCATAAGAAGCTAAGGCTTTTTCTATCGGTTCTTGGAATCATTATAGGGGTTTCAGCTCTTTTCCTGATGAATACCTTTGGTGAGGCAGCTAAGATTAAGACCCTTAGGGAAATTGAAACCTTTGGACCTGAGATCCTTATGGTTATCCCGGGACAAGTGAGAGTTACAGCAGGGAGAGCCATTCAGACAGAACAGACTGTTACCCTTAAACCTGATGATGCTGAGGCACTTAGAAGACTTTCTGAAGTTAGATTGGTCTCTCCAGTCTCAACGAGTTCTGCCCTGATTCGCTTTCAGGAAAAAAATTTAACTACGGTTATAAATGGTGTAAATGAAGAATATTTAAAAATAAGAAAATTTAACCTTTCTGAAGGAAGAAATTTTTTAAAGACTGAGGTATCAGGATATAAAAAGGTAGCTATACTGGGAAATAAAATCAAGAGAGAGCTTTTTGGAATAGATTCTGCTGAAAACAAAGTTATTCTAATTAATAAGCTTCCCTTCAGGGTTATAGGGGTCCTTGAGCCAATTGGGATTGATGCCAGCAATCAGGATCAAGATGACCAAATCCTTGTCCCCGTTACTACCGCCATGTCCTCTCTCTTTAATGTGGATTATTTAACAGGTATATATATCTCTGTTTCCTCAGAAAAGCAGGTGCCTTTGATTGAAAAACAAATTGAAACGCTCCTAATAAAAAGACATAGAGTTTTACCTAAGAACAAAGATTTTAATATAGTTAAGGCTGAAGATATTCTTAAATTTAGAACCGAGGCTTCTGCACTCTTTACCTCTCTTGTGCAGAGTATTTCCCTTCTCTGCCTTCTTGTAGGAAGCCTTGGGGTAACAGCTATTATGCTTTTAACAGTAAATGAAAGAAGGAAAGAAATTGGTCTCAGGCTTGCTATTGGAGCCTCAAAAAAGGGAATTCTTTTGCAGTTTCTCCTTGAAAGTGTCTTTATAAGCCTTTCAGGTGGTTTTATAGGTCTTTTCATCGGTTTAGTTTTATCCCTTATTTTCCTTCCCCTTTTGAAATATCCCTTAGTTATGCCTCTTAAACCAATATTAATATCTACATTGCTCACTCTAATTTTTGGCTTACTCTCCGGGGTTTATCCAGCCTATAAGGCCAGTCAAATAGACCCAGCTACTCTACTCAAAGGATTATAA